The following are from one region of the Falco biarmicus isolate bFalBia1 chromosome 1, bFalBia1.pri, whole genome shotgun sequence genome:
- the SGSH gene encoding N-sulphoglucosamine sulphohydrolase isoform X1 → MRPWALALLVAALRIGGAPAPARNVLLFLADDGGFESGAYNNSAIRTPNLDALARRSVVFQNAFTSVSSCSPSRASILTGLPQHQNGMYGLHQDMHHFNSFNSVRSLPQLLSQARVRTGIIGKKHVGPETVYPFDFAYTEENSSVLQVGRNITRIKALVRQFLQSQDGRPFFLYVAFHDPHRCGHSQPQYGAFCEKFGNGETGMGWIPDWKPQLYRPEQVQVPHFVPDTPAARADLAAQYTTIGRMDQGIGLVLEELRRAGFHNSTLVIYTSDNGIPFPSGRTNLYRSGTAEPLLISSPEHTKRWGQVSQAFATLLDLTPTILDWFSIPYPSYSIFGTKRVQLTGKSLLPALESEQPWATTFSSQSHHEVTMYYPMRAIQHQQFHLIHNLNYKMPFPIDQDFYVSPTFQDLLNRSRAGQPTHWNKTLHQYYYRDRWELFDCSQDPSESQNLAPDPRYAAIFQLLRAQLLKWQWDTSDPWVCAPDAVLEKKLSPQCRPLHNEL, encoded by the exons ATGCGGCCCTGGGCGCTGGCGCTGCTGGTGGCCGCGCTCCGGATCGGCggggccccggccccggcccgcaaCGTGCTGCTTTTCTTGG CAGATGACGGTGGCTTTGAGAGCGGTGCCTACAACAATTCGGCCATCCGGACACCCAACCTGGACGCACTGGCCCGACGCAGCGTGGTCTTCCAGAACGCCTTCACTTCCGTCAGCAGCTGCTCGCCCAGCCGCGCCAGCATCCTGACCGGCCTACCCCAG CACCAGAACGGGATGTACGGGCTGCACCAGGACATGCACCACTTCAACTCCTTCAACAGCGTGCggagcctgccccagctgctcagcCAAGCACGTGTCCGGACAG GGATAATTGGGAAGAAGCACGTTGGGCCCGAGACTGTCTACCCCTTTGACTTCGCCTACACAGAGGAGAACAGTTCAGTCTTGCAGGTTGGGAGAAACATCACTCGAATCAAAGCGCTCGTCCGGCAGTTCCTGCAGAGCCAGGATGGGAG GCCCTTCTTCCTCTACGTTGCCTTCCATGACCCCCATCGCTGTGGGCACTCCCAGCCCCAATACGGAGCCTTCTGTGAGAAATTCGGCAATGGAGAGACTGGCATGGGCTGGATCCCCGACTGGAAGCCACAGCTTTACCGCCCAGAGCAAGTGCAG GTCCCTCACTTTGTTCCAGACACGCCGGCGGCCCGGGCGGACCTGGCAGCCCAGTACACAACCATCGGGCGCATGGACCAAG GGATCGGGTTGGTCCTGGAGGAGCTGCGCCGTGCTGGCTTCCACAACAGCACACTGGTGATCTACACCTCCGACAATGGCATCCCCTTCCCCAGCGGCAGGACCAACCTCTACCGGTCGGGCACCGCCGAGCCCCTGCTGATCTCCTCCCCTGAGCACACCAAGCGCTGGGGGCAGGTCAGCCAGGCCTTTGCCACCCTCCTGG aTCTGACGCCAACCATTCTGGACTGGTTCTCCATCCCCTACCCTTCTTACAGCATCTTTGGCACGAAGCGGGTGCAGCTTACTGGAAAGTCTCTGCTGCCAGCGCTGGAGTCGGAGCAGCCCTGGGCCACCACCTTCAGCAGCCAGAGCCACCACGAGGTGACCATGTACTACCCCATGCGAGCCATCCAGCACCAACAGTTCCACCTCATTCACAACCTCAACTACAAGATGCCCTTTCCCATCGATCAGGACTTCTACGTCTCGCCCACCTTCCAAGACCTGCTCAACCGCAGCAGGGCCGGGCAGCCAACCCACTGGAACAAGACCCTGCACCAGTACTACTACAGAGACCGTTGGGAGCTCTTCGACTGCAGCCAGGACCCCTCCGAGAGCCAGAACCTGGCCCCCGACCCCCGCTATGCCGCCATCTTCCAGCTGCTTCGTGCGCAGCTCTTGAAGTGGCAGTGGGACACAAGCGACCCCTGGGTGTGCGCCCCCGATGCCGTCCTGGAAAAGAAACTGAGCCCCCAGTGCCGGCCGCTGCACAACGAGCTGTGA
- the SGSH gene encoding N-sulphoglucosamine sulphohydrolase isoform X2: MRPWALALLVAALRIGGAPAPARNVLLFLDDGGFESGAYNNSAIRTPNLDALARRSVVFQNAFTSVSSCSPSRASILTGLPQHQNGMYGLHQDMHHFNSFNSVRSLPQLLSQARVRTGIIGKKHVGPETVYPFDFAYTEENSSVLQVGRNITRIKALVRQFLQSQDGRPFFLYVAFHDPHRCGHSQPQYGAFCEKFGNGETGMGWIPDWKPQLYRPEQVQVPHFVPDTPAARADLAAQYTTIGRMDQGIGLVLEELRRAGFHNSTLVIYTSDNGIPFPSGRTNLYRSGTAEPLLISSPEHTKRWGQVSQAFATLLDLTPTILDWFSIPYPSYSIFGTKRVQLTGKSLLPALESEQPWATTFSSQSHHEVTMYYPMRAIQHQQFHLIHNLNYKMPFPIDQDFYVSPTFQDLLNRSRAGQPTHWNKTLHQYYYRDRWELFDCSQDPSESQNLAPDPRYAAIFQLLRAQLLKWQWDTSDPWVCAPDAVLEKKLSPQCRPLHNEL, translated from the exons ATGCGGCCCTGGGCGCTGGCGCTGCTGGTGGCCGCGCTCCGGATCGGCggggccccggccccggcccgcaaCGTGCTGCTTTTCTTGG ATGACGGTGGCTTTGAGAGCGGTGCCTACAACAATTCGGCCATCCGGACACCCAACCTGGACGCACTGGCCCGACGCAGCGTGGTCTTCCAGAACGCCTTCACTTCCGTCAGCAGCTGCTCGCCCAGCCGCGCCAGCATCCTGACCGGCCTACCCCAG CACCAGAACGGGATGTACGGGCTGCACCAGGACATGCACCACTTCAACTCCTTCAACAGCGTGCggagcctgccccagctgctcagcCAAGCACGTGTCCGGACAG GGATAATTGGGAAGAAGCACGTTGGGCCCGAGACTGTCTACCCCTTTGACTTCGCCTACACAGAGGAGAACAGTTCAGTCTTGCAGGTTGGGAGAAACATCACTCGAATCAAAGCGCTCGTCCGGCAGTTCCTGCAGAGCCAGGATGGGAG GCCCTTCTTCCTCTACGTTGCCTTCCATGACCCCCATCGCTGTGGGCACTCCCAGCCCCAATACGGAGCCTTCTGTGAGAAATTCGGCAATGGAGAGACTGGCATGGGCTGGATCCCCGACTGGAAGCCACAGCTTTACCGCCCAGAGCAAGTGCAG GTCCCTCACTTTGTTCCAGACACGCCGGCGGCCCGGGCGGACCTGGCAGCCCAGTACACAACCATCGGGCGCATGGACCAAG GGATCGGGTTGGTCCTGGAGGAGCTGCGCCGTGCTGGCTTCCACAACAGCACACTGGTGATCTACACCTCCGACAATGGCATCCCCTTCCCCAGCGGCAGGACCAACCTCTACCGGTCGGGCACCGCCGAGCCCCTGCTGATCTCCTCCCCTGAGCACACCAAGCGCTGGGGGCAGGTCAGCCAGGCCTTTGCCACCCTCCTGG aTCTGACGCCAACCATTCTGGACTGGTTCTCCATCCCCTACCCTTCTTACAGCATCTTTGGCACGAAGCGGGTGCAGCTTACTGGAAAGTCTCTGCTGCCAGCGCTGGAGTCGGAGCAGCCCTGGGCCACCACCTTCAGCAGCCAGAGCCACCACGAGGTGACCATGTACTACCCCATGCGAGCCATCCAGCACCAACAGTTCCACCTCATTCACAACCTCAACTACAAGATGCCCTTTCCCATCGATCAGGACTTCTACGTCTCGCCCACCTTCCAAGACCTGCTCAACCGCAGCAGGGCCGGGCAGCCAACCCACTGGAACAAGACCCTGCACCAGTACTACTACAGAGACCGTTGGGAGCTCTTCGACTGCAGCCAGGACCCCTCCGAGAGCCAGAACCTGGCCCCCGACCCCCGCTATGCCGCCATCTTCCAGCTGCTTCGTGCGCAGCTCTTGAAGTGGCAGTGGGACACAAGCGACCCCTGGGTGTGCGCCCCCGATGCCGTCCTGGAAAAGAAACTGAGCCCCCAGTGCCGGCCGCTGCACAACGAGCTGTGA
- the SLC26A11 gene encoding sodium-independent sulfate anion transporter isoform X1: protein MAPAGHRQRRRWLRPGGGGTRRLRLCPGHVRRPRRLRSGPGGATGPAAGNGLAAVLPGPAPASPRPPGPLRPRELRAPSGSAGAAAPAMPVPGGGQRGGSRRWPGVRAWLPVLRWLPRYSPAWLQLDAMAGLSVGLAAVPQALAYAEVAGLPPQYGLYSSFMGCFVYCFLGTAKDVTLGPTAIMSLLVSSYAFHEPAYAILLAFLSGCIQLAMGFLRLGFLLDFVSCPVIKGFTSAASVTISFNQIKNILGLQGIPRQFFLQVYEILRRIGETRAGDAVLGLACLAALAGLQVMKSHLPRVAHVEPLAARVSYLIVWTSTTARNALVVLFAGLVAYSFQMMGFQPLTLTSSIPQGLPAFRLPPFSVAAPNGTVPFWSMVEDMGVGLAVVPLMGLLETVAIAKAFASQNGYRIDPNQELLAMGFANVLGSFVSAYPITGSFGRTAVNAQSGVCTPAGGLITGALVLLSLAYLTSLFYYIPKAALAAVIISAVVPMFDAGIFRTLWRVKRLDLVPLCVTFLLCFWEVQYGIVAGVLVSGVLLLYSIARPPVKVSKGDVLLVQPGSSLHFPAMECLRDAVCSHALAAASLPRSVILDCCHVSSIDYTVVVGLAELLQELRKHGLSLAFCSLQDPVLQVLLSADLEGFQHFLSREEAERCRGAEPGDGGAAPYTSTSESSLLPTGLIQ, encoded by the exons ATGGCACCGGCAGGGCACCGGCAGCGGCGGCGTTGGCtccggccgggcggcggcgggactCGGCGGCTCCGCCTCTGCCCCGGTCACGTGAGGCGGCCCCGGCGGCTCAGATCCGGCCCGGGCGGAGCCACCGGCCCCGCGGCTGGGAACGGGCTGGCCGCGGTGCTTCCCGGCCCCGCACCCGCTTCTCCGCGGCCCCCGGGCCCCCTCCGCCCCCGGGAGCTCCGCGCACCGTCGGGGAGCGCGGGTGCCGCGGCCCCGGCCATGCCGGTGCCCGGtggcgggcagcgcggggggaGCCGTCGGTGGCCGGGGGTGCGGGCGTGGCTGCCGGTGCTGCGCTGGCTGCCGCGCTATTCCCCGGCCTGGCTGCAGCTCGACGCGATGGCCGGCCTGAGCGTCGGGCTCGCCGCCGTGCCGCAGGCGCTGGCCTACGCCGAGGTGGCCGGGCTGCCTCCGCAG TACGGCCTCTATTCTTCCTTCATGGGCTGCTTTGTCTACTGCTTCCTGGGCACCGCCAAGGACGTGACGCTGGGTCCCACTGCCATCATGTCGCTGCTTGTCTCCTCATACGCGTTCCACGAGCCTGCCTATGCCATCCTGCTCGCCTTCCTCTCCGGCTGCATCCAGCTAGCCATGGGGTTCCTGCGCCTTG GTTTCCTTCTGGACTTCGTCTCCTGCCCGGTCATTAAAGGGTTTACGTCAGCTGCTTCTGTCACCATTAGTTTCAACCAGATCAAG AAcatcctggggctgcaggggatcCCTCGGCAGTTTTTCCTGCAGGTGTATGAGATACTGCGGAGGATCGGGGAGACCAG ggctggggacgcTGTCCTGGGGCTGGCCTGCCTGGCTGCACTGGCAGGGCTCCAGGTGATGAAGAGCCACCTGCCCCGAGTTGCCCATGTGGAGCCGCTGGCTGCCAGGGTTAGCTACCTGATCGTCTGGACCTCCACCACGG CACGCAATGCCCTTGTAGTCCTGTTTGCTGGCCTGGTTGCTTACTCCTTCCAGATGATGGGCTTCCAGCCACTCACGCtcaccagcagcatcccccagggCCTCCCTGCCTTCCGGCTGCCACCCTTCTCCGTGGCTGCACCCAATGGCACTGTCCCCTTCTGGAGCATGGTGGAG GACATGGGGGTCGGGCTGGCTGTGGTCCCGCTCATGGGCCTGCTGGAGACTGTTGCGATTGCCAAGGCTTTTG CCTCGCAGAACGGTTACAGGATTGACCCcaaccaggagctgctggctaTGG GCTTCGCCAACGTCCTGGGCTCCTTCGTCTCAGCGTATCCCATCACGGGCAGCTTTGGCCG gaCAGCGGTGAACGCGCAATCGGGTGTCTGCACCCCTGCAGGAGGGCTCATCACAG GTGCCCTGGTCCTGCTCTCGCTGGCGTACCTCACCTCGCTCTTCTACTACATCCCCAAAGCAGCGCTGGCTGCCGTCATCATCTCGGCTGTGGTCCCCATGTTTGATGCTGGGATCTTCAGGACGCTATGGCGGGTTAAGA GGCTGGACCTCGTGCCCCTCTGCGTGACgttcctgctctgcttctggGAGGTCCAGTACGGCATTGTGGCTGGGGTGTTGGTCTCAGGGGTTCTCCTGCTTTACTCCATTGCCAGGCCCCCAGTAAAG GTGTCGAAGGGGGATGTGCTCCTCGTGCAGCCAGGGAGCAGCCTGCACTTCCCAGCCATGGAGTGCCTCAGGGATGCTGTGTGCAGCCATGCTCTGGCAG CAGCATCTCTACCACGCTCTGTCATCCTGGACTGTTGCCATGTCAGCAGCATCGATTACACCgtggtggtggggctggcagagctgctgcaggagctgcgcAAGCATGGCCTCTCGCTGGccttctgcagcctgcag GACCCTGTTCTCCAAGTCCTGCTGTCTGCAGACTTAGAAGGATTCCAGCATTTCCTCAGCCGGGAGGAGGCAG AGAGATGCAGAGGAGCGGAGCCGGGGGATGGCGGGGCAGCCCCCTACACCAGCACCAGCGAGAGCTCATTGCTGCCCACGGGGCTCATCCAGTGA
- the SLC26A11 gene encoding sodium-independent sulfate anion transporter isoform X2, with protein MAPAGHRQRRRWLRPGGGGTRRLRLCPGHVRRPRRLRSGPGGATGPAAGNGLAAVLPGPAPASPRPPGPLRPRELRAPSGSAGAAAPAMPVPGGGQRGGSRRWPGVRAWLPVLRWLPRYSPAWLQLDAMAGLSVGLAAVPQALAYAEVAGLPPQYGLYSSFMGCFVYCFLGTAKDVTLGPTAIMSLLVSSYAFHEPAYAILLAFLSGCIQLAMGFLRLGFLLDFVSCPVIKGFTSAASVTISFNQIKNILGLQGIPRQFFLQVYEILRRIGETRAGDAVLGLACLAALAGLQVMKSHLPRVAHVEPLAARVSYLIVWTSTTARNALVVLFAGLVAYSFQMMGFQPLTLTSSIPQGLPAFRLPPFSVAAPNGTVPFWSMVEDMGVGLAVVPLMGLLETVAIAKAFASQNGYRIDPNQELLAMGFANVLGSFVSAYPITGSFGRTAVNAQSGVCTPAGGLITGALVLLSLAYLTSLFYYIPKAALAAVIISAVVPMFDAGIFRTLWRVKRLDLVPLCVTFLLCFWEVQYGIVAGVLVSGVLLLYSIARPPVKVSKGDVLLVQPGSSLHFPAMECLRDAVCSHALAASLPRSVILDCCHVSSIDYTVVVGLAELLQELRKHGLSLAFCSLQDPVLQVLLSADLEGFQHFLSREEAERCRGAEPGDGGAAPYTSTSESSLLPTGLIQ; from the exons ATGGCACCGGCAGGGCACCGGCAGCGGCGGCGTTGGCtccggccgggcggcggcgggactCGGCGGCTCCGCCTCTGCCCCGGTCACGTGAGGCGGCCCCGGCGGCTCAGATCCGGCCCGGGCGGAGCCACCGGCCCCGCGGCTGGGAACGGGCTGGCCGCGGTGCTTCCCGGCCCCGCACCCGCTTCTCCGCGGCCCCCGGGCCCCCTCCGCCCCCGGGAGCTCCGCGCACCGTCGGGGAGCGCGGGTGCCGCGGCCCCGGCCATGCCGGTGCCCGGtggcgggcagcgcggggggaGCCGTCGGTGGCCGGGGGTGCGGGCGTGGCTGCCGGTGCTGCGCTGGCTGCCGCGCTATTCCCCGGCCTGGCTGCAGCTCGACGCGATGGCCGGCCTGAGCGTCGGGCTCGCCGCCGTGCCGCAGGCGCTGGCCTACGCCGAGGTGGCCGGGCTGCCTCCGCAG TACGGCCTCTATTCTTCCTTCATGGGCTGCTTTGTCTACTGCTTCCTGGGCACCGCCAAGGACGTGACGCTGGGTCCCACTGCCATCATGTCGCTGCTTGTCTCCTCATACGCGTTCCACGAGCCTGCCTATGCCATCCTGCTCGCCTTCCTCTCCGGCTGCATCCAGCTAGCCATGGGGTTCCTGCGCCTTG GTTTCCTTCTGGACTTCGTCTCCTGCCCGGTCATTAAAGGGTTTACGTCAGCTGCTTCTGTCACCATTAGTTTCAACCAGATCAAG AAcatcctggggctgcaggggatcCCTCGGCAGTTTTTCCTGCAGGTGTATGAGATACTGCGGAGGATCGGGGAGACCAG ggctggggacgcTGTCCTGGGGCTGGCCTGCCTGGCTGCACTGGCAGGGCTCCAGGTGATGAAGAGCCACCTGCCCCGAGTTGCCCATGTGGAGCCGCTGGCTGCCAGGGTTAGCTACCTGATCGTCTGGACCTCCACCACGG CACGCAATGCCCTTGTAGTCCTGTTTGCTGGCCTGGTTGCTTACTCCTTCCAGATGATGGGCTTCCAGCCACTCACGCtcaccagcagcatcccccagggCCTCCCTGCCTTCCGGCTGCCACCCTTCTCCGTGGCTGCACCCAATGGCACTGTCCCCTTCTGGAGCATGGTGGAG GACATGGGGGTCGGGCTGGCTGTGGTCCCGCTCATGGGCCTGCTGGAGACTGTTGCGATTGCCAAGGCTTTTG CCTCGCAGAACGGTTACAGGATTGACCCcaaccaggagctgctggctaTGG GCTTCGCCAACGTCCTGGGCTCCTTCGTCTCAGCGTATCCCATCACGGGCAGCTTTGGCCG gaCAGCGGTGAACGCGCAATCGGGTGTCTGCACCCCTGCAGGAGGGCTCATCACAG GTGCCCTGGTCCTGCTCTCGCTGGCGTACCTCACCTCGCTCTTCTACTACATCCCCAAAGCAGCGCTGGCTGCCGTCATCATCTCGGCTGTGGTCCCCATGTTTGATGCTGGGATCTTCAGGACGCTATGGCGGGTTAAGA GGCTGGACCTCGTGCCCCTCTGCGTGACgttcctgctctgcttctggGAGGTCCAGTACGGCATTGTGGCTGGGGTGTTGGTCTCAGGGGTTCTCCTGCTTTACTCCATTGCCAGGCCCCCAGTAAAG GTGTCGAAGGGGGATGTGCTCCTCGTGCAGCCAGGGAGCAGCCTGCACTTCCCAGCCATGGAGTGCCTCAGGGATGCTGTGTGCAGCCATGCTCTGGCAG CATCTCTACCACGCTCTGTCATCCTGGACTGTTGCCATGTCAGCAGCATCGATTACACCgtggtggtggggctggcagagctgctgcaggagctgcgcAAGCATGGCCTCTCGCTGGccttctgcagcctgcag GACCCTGTTCTCCAAGTCCTGCTGTCTGCAGACTTAGAAGGATTCCAGCATTTCCTCAGCCGGGAGGAGGCAG AGAGATGCAGAGGAGCGGAGCCGGGGGATGGCGGGGCAGCCCCCTACACCAGCACCAGCGAGAGCTCATTGCTGCCCACGGGGCTCATCCAGTGA
- the SLC26A11 gene encoding sodium-independent sulfate anion transporter isoform X4 gives MAPAGHRQRRRWLRPGGGGTRRLRLCPGHVRRPRRLRSGPGGATGPAAGNGLAAVLPGPAPASPRPPGPLRPRELRAPSGSAGAAAPAMPVPGGGQRGGSRRWPGVRAWLPVLRWLPRYSPAWLQLDAMAGLSVGLAAVPQALAYAEVAGLPPQYGLYSSFMGCFVYCFLGTAKDVTLGPTAIMSLLVSSYAFHEPAYAILLAFLSGCIQLAMGFLRLGFLLDFVSCPVIKGFTSAASVTISFNQIKNILGLQGIPRQFFLQVYEILRRIGETRAGDAVLGLACLAALAGLQVMKSHLPRVAHVEPLAARVSYLIVWTSTTGFANVLGSFVSAYPITGSFGRTAVNAQSGVCTPAGGLITGALVLLSLAYLTSLFYYIPKAALAAVIISAVVPMFDAGIFRTLWRVKRLDLVPLCVTFLLCFWEVQYGIVAGVLVSGVLLLYSIARPPVKVSKGDVLLVQPGSSLHFPAMECLRDAVCSHALAAASLPRSVILDCCHVSSIDYTVVVGLAELLQELRKHGLSLAFCSLQDPVLQVLLSADLEGFQHFLSREEAERCRGAEPGDGGAAPYTSTSESSLLPTGLIQ, from the exons ATGGCACCGGCAGGGCACCGGCAGCGGCGGCGTTGGCtccggccgggcggcggcgggactCGGCGGCTCCGCCTCTGCCCCGGTCACGTGAGGCGGCCCCGGCGGCTCAGATCCGGCCCGGGCGGAGCCACCGGCCCCGCGGCTGGGAACGGGCTGGCCGCGGTGCTTCCCGGCCCCGCACCCGCTTCTCCGCGGCCCCCGGGCCCCCTCCGCCCCCGGGAGCTCCGCGCACCGTCGGGGAGCGCGGGTGCCGCGGCCCCGGCCATGCCGGTGCCCGGtggcgggcagcgcggggggaGCCGTCGGTGGCCGGGGGTGCGGGCGTGGCTGCCGGTGCTGCGCTGGCTGCCGCGCTATTCCCCGGCCTGGCTGCAGCTCGACGCGATGGCCGGCCTGAGCGTCGGGCTCGCCGCCGTGCCGCAGGCGCTGGCCTACGCCGAGGTGGCCGGGCTGCCTCCGCAG TACGGCCTCTATTCTTCCTTCATGGGCTGCTTTGTCTACTGCTTCCTGGGCACCGCCAAGGACGTGACGCTGGGTCCCACTGCCATCATGTCGCTGCTTGTCTCCTCATACGCGTTCCACGAGCCTGCCTATGCCATCCTGCTCGCCTTCCTCTCCGGCTGCATCCAGCTAGCCATGGGGTTCCTGCGCCTTG GTTTCCTTCTGGACTTCGTCTCCTGCCCGGTCATTAAAGGGTTTACGTCAGCTGCTTCTGTCACCATTAGTTTCAACCAGATCAAG AAcatcctggggctgcaggggatcCCTCGGCAGTTTTTCCTGCAGGTGTATGAGATACTGCGGAGGATCGGGGAGACCAG ggctggggacgcTGTCCTGGGGCTGGCCTGCCTGGCTGCACTGGCAGGGCTCCAGGTGATGAAGAGCCACCTGCCCCGAGTTGCCCATGTGGAGCCGCTGGCTGCCAGGGTTAGCTACCTGATCGTCTGGACCTCCACCACGG GCTTCGCCAACGTCCTGGGCTCCTTCGTCTCAGCGTATCCCATCACGGGCAGCTTTGGCCG gaCAGCGGTGAACGCGCAATCGGGTGTCTGCACCCCTGCAGGAGGGCTCATCACAG GTGCCCTGGTCCTGCTCTCGCTGGCGTACCTCACCTCGCTCTTCTACTACATCCCCAAAGCAGCGCTGGCTGCCGTCATCATCTCGGCTGTGGTCCCCATGTTTGATGCTGGGATCTTCAGGACGCTATGGCGGGTTAAGA GGCTGGACCTCGTGCCCCTCTGCGTGACgttcctgctctgcttctggGAGGTCCAGTACGGCATTGTGGCTGGGGTGTTGGTCTCAGGGGTTCTCCTGCTTTACTCCATTGCCAGGCCCCCAGTAAAG GTGTCGAAGGGGGATGTGCTCCTCGTGCAGCCAGGGAGCAGCCTGCACTTCCCAGCCATGGAGTGCCTCAGGGATGCTGTGTGCAGCCATGCTCTGGCAG CAGCATCTCTACCACGCTCTGTCATCCTGGACTGTTGCCATGTCAGCAGCATCGATTACACCgtggtggtggggctggcagagctgctgcaggagctgcgcAAGCATGGCCTCTCGCTGGccttctgcagcctgcag GACCCTGTTCTCCAAGTCCTGCTGTCTGCAGACTTAGAAGGATTCCAGCATTTCCTCAGCCGGGAGGAGGCAG AGAGATGCAGAGGAGCGGAGCCGGGGGATGGCGGGGCAGCCCCCTACACCAGCACCAGCGAGAGCTCATTGCTGCCCACGGGGCTCATCCAGTGA
- the SLC26A11 gene encoding sodium-independent sulfate anion transporter isoform X3 — protein sequence MAPAGHRQRRRWLRPGGGGTRRLRLCPGHVRRPRRLRSGPGGATGPAAGNGLAAVLPGPAPASPRPPGPLRPRELRAPSGSAGAAAPAMPVPGGGQRGGSRRWPGVRAWLPVLRWLPRYSPAWLQLDAMAGLSVGLAAVPQALAYAEVAGLPPQYGLYSSFMGCFVYCFLGTAKDVTLGPTAIMSLLVSSYAFHEPAYAILLAFLSGCIQLAMGFLRLGFLLDFVSCPVIKGFTSAASVTISFNQIKNILGLQGIPRQFFLQVYEILRRIGETSTQCPCSPVCWPGCLLLPDDGLPATHAHQQHPPGPPCLPAATLLRGCTQWHCPLLEHGGASQNGYRIDPNQELLAMGFANVLGSFVSAYPITGSFGRTAVNAQSGVCTPAGGLITGALVLLSLAYLTSLFYYIPKAALAAVIISAVVPMFDAGIFRTLWRVKRLDLVPLCVTFLLCFWEVQYGIVAGVLVSGVLLLYSIARPPVKVSKGDVLLVQPGSSLHFPAMECLRDAVCSHALAAASLPRSVILDCCHVSSIDYTVVVGLAELLQELRKHGLSLAFCSLQDPVLQVLLSADLEGFQHFLSREEAERCRGAEPGDGGAAPYTSTSESSLLPTGLIQ from the exons ATGGCACCGGCAGGGCACCGGCAGCGGCGGCGTTGGCtccggccgggcggcggcgggactCGGCGGCTCCGCCTCTGCCCCGGTCACGTGAGGCGGCCCCGGCGGCTCAGATCCGGCCCGGGCGGAGCCACCGGCCCCGCGGCTGGGAACGGGCTGGCCGCGGTGCTTCCCGGCCCCGCACCCGCTTCTCCGCGGCCCCCGGGCCCCCTCCGCCCCCGGGAGCTCCGCGCACCGTCGGGGAGCGCGGGTGCCGCGGCCCCGGCCATGCCGGTGCCCGGtggcgggcagcgcggggggaGCCGTCGGTGGCCGGGGGTGCGGGCGTGGCTGCCGGTGCTGCGCTGGCTGCCGCGCTATTCCCCGGCCTGGCTGCAGCTCGACGCGATGGCCGGCCTGAGCGTCGGGCTCGCCGCCGTGCCGCAGGCGCTGGCCTACGCCGAGGTGGCCGGGCTGCCTCCGCAG TACGGCCTCTATTCTTCCTTCATGGGCTGCTTTGTCTACTGCTTCCTGGGCACCGCCAAGGACGTGACGCTGGGTCCCACTGCCATCATGTCGCTGCTTGTCTCCTCATACGCGTTCCACGAGCCTGCCTATGCCATCCTGCTCGCCTTCCTCTCCGGCTGCATCCAGCTAGCCATGGGGTTCCTGCGCCTTG GTTTCCTTCTGGACTTCGTCTCCTGCCCGGTCATTAAAGGGTTTACGTCAGCTGCTTCTGTCACCATTAGTTTCAACCAGATCAAG AAcatcctggggctgcaggggatcCCTCGGCAGTTTTTCCTGCAGGTGTATGAGATACTGCGGAGGATCGGGGAGACCAG CACGCAATGCCCTTGTAGTCCTGTTTGCTGGCCTGGTTGCTTACTCCTTCCAGATGATGGGCTTCCAGCCACTCACGCtcaccagcagcatcccccagggCCTCCCTGCCTTCCGGCTGCCACCCTTCTCCGTGGCTGCACCCAATGGCACTGTCCCCTTCTGGAGCATGGTGGAG CCTCGCAGAACGGTTACAGGATTGACCCcaaccaggagctgctggctaTGG GCTTCGCCAACGTCCTGGGCTCCTTCGTCTCAGCGTATCCCATCACGGGCAGCTTTGGCCG gaCAGCGGTGAACGCGCAATCGGGTGTCTGCACCCCTGCAGGAGGGCTCATCACAG GTGCCCTGGTCCTGCTCTCGCTGGCGTACCTCACCTCGCTCTTCTACTACATCCCCAAAGCAGCGCTGGCTGCCGTCATCATCTCGGCTGTGGTCCCCATGTTTGATGCTGGGATCTTCAGGACGCTATGGCGGGTTAAGA GGCTGGACCTCGTGCCCCTCTGCGTGACgttcctgctctgcttctggGAGGTCCAGTACGGCATTGTGGCTGGGGTGTTGGTCTCAGGGGTTCTCCTGCTTTACTCCATTGCCAGGCCCCCAGTAAAG GTGTCGAAGGGGGATGTGCTCCTCGTGCAGCCAGGGAGCAGCCTGCACTTCCCAGCCATGGAGTGCCTCAGGGATGCTGTGTGCAGCCATGCTCTGGCAG CAGCATCTCTACCACGCTCTGTCATCCTGGACTGTTGCCATGTCAGCAGCATCGATTACACCgtggtggtggggctggcagagctgctgcaggagctgcgcAAGCATGGCCTCTCGCTGGccttctgcagcctgcag GACCCTGTTCTCCAAGTCCTGCTGTCTGCAGACTTAGAAGGATTCCAGCATTTCCTCAGCCGGGAGGAGGCAG AGAGATGCAGAGGAGCGGAGCCGGGGGATGGCGGGGCAGCCCCCTACACCAGCACCAGCGAGAGCTCATTGCTGCCCACGGGGCTCATCCAGTGA